Proteins co-encoded in one Epinephelus moara isolate mb chromosome 13, YSFRI_EMoa_1.0, whole genome shotgun sequence genomic window:
- the gdf10b gene encoding growth/differentiation factor 10b, translated as METSPATSTMASRLLHTLYLLLILESSWSKIVLEDLGEAVRQGADVSPAVEERVFAHESANRDMVSINMFKVYEKYSKEPQSQRDGNTVRSFKAVPRVLHGKEVFQFNLSSIQDSELILLASFHFLHKRPRHHQRPWRFRRPRHSSGGLQHPYPPSPLLLFHGSSSKSFATPLGNITLAPFKKGSWQSRDVTAVLKHARDVKELVVMVEFDMGFGAARGQQKSPHGQERLSPANLPYILVYADDRAIDEPNSVANSLQRYGPFPVAEDTSASASRIRRELHLQIQTNDIPEVQYNTMKNHELWQNTYFPAKAKAAVKPGRKQGQESSEGLGKPQVLSFDERTMKKARRRQWSEPRVCSRRYLRVDFADIGWSEWVLAPKSFDAYYCAGACGFPIPKVVRPSNHATIQSIVRAVGIVPGVPEPCCVPEKMSPLSVLFLDTSRNMVLKVYPGMSVDTCACR; from the exons atggaAACATCTCCTGCAACATCAACCATGGCGAGCCGGCTTCTTCACACTCTGTATTTATTACTGATTCTGGAGTCGAGCTGGAGTAAAATCGTGTTGGAGGATCTTGGTGAAGCCGTGCGTCAAGGTGCCGATGTCTCACCGGCTGTGGAGGAGCGCGTCTTTGCGCACGAAAGCGCAAACCGAGACATGGTCTCCATCAACATGTTCAAAGTGTACGAGAAGTACAGTAAAGAGCCGCAGAGCCAGAGGGACGGAAACACCGTGAGAAGTTTTAAAGCTGTCCCGA GAGTCTTGCACGGGAAAGAGGTGTTCCAGTTCAACTTGTCCTCCATCCAAGACTCAGAGCTCATCCTCCTCGCCTCTTTTCATTTCCTCCACAAGCGGCCCCGCCACCACCAGCGACCGTGGCGTTTCCGAAGGCCTCGCCACTCGTCCGGCGGCCTCCAGCATCCTTATCCTCCCTCCCCACTTCTCCTCTTCCACGGATCATCCTCAAAATCTTTTGCAACACCTCTGGGAAACATAACTCTGGCGCCCTTCAAGAAAGGCTCTTGGCAATCAAGGGATGTTACAGCAGTGCTGAAACACGCCAGGGATGTCAAAGAACTTGTGGTTATGGTGGAGTTTGATATGGGGTTTGGGGCAGCTAGGGGGCAACAAAAAAGCCCTCACGGCCAAGAGCGCCTCTCTCCAGCCAACCTGCCGTATATCTTGGTATACGCTGATGATCGAGCTATAGATGAGCCGAACAGTGTGGCCAATTCACTCCAGCGGTACGGACCCTTCCCTGTAGCAGAAGACACCTCAGCTTCAGCCTCAAGGATTCGGAGGGAGCTTCATCTCCAGATCCAAACCAACGACATTCCAGAAGTCCAATACAACACAATGAAGAATCATGAACTGTGGCAGAACACGTATTTCCCAGCGAAAGCCAAAGCAGCAGTGAAACCGGGAAGGAAGCAAGGTCAGGAGAGCAGCGAGGGCCTGGGTAAGCCTCAGGTGCTGAGCTTCGATGAGAGGACGATGAAAAAGGccaggaggagacagtggagcGAGCCCAGAGTGTGCTCCAGGCGCTACCTCAGGGTGGACTTTGCTGACATTGGCTGGAGTGAGTGGGTTTTGGCGCCAAAATCATTTGATGCCTACTACTGCGCCGGGGCCTGTGGATTCCCCATCCCAAAA GTGGTGCGTCCTTCCAATCACGCCACCATCCAGAGCATCGTCAGAGCAGTGGGAATCGTCCCTGGTGTCCCCGAGCCGTGCTGCGTTCCAGAGAAAATGAGTCCCCTCAGCGTTCTTTTCCTCGATACAAGCAGGAATATGGTGCTAAAGGTTTACCCCGGCATGTCTGTGGATACCTGCGCCTGTCGGTAG